Proteins from one Acropora muricata isolate sample 2 chromosome 9, ASM3666990v1, whole genome shotgun sequence genomic window:
- the LOC136929241 gene encoding large ribosomal subunit protein eL13-like has product MAPKHNNIVQNNHFHKKWQNYVRTWFNQPGRKKRRRLNRKKKALEIAPRPVAGPLRPIVHCPTFKYNSKVRAGRGFTLEELKTAGIPRKFARTIGIAVDPRRKNRSAESLQANVQRLKEYRSKLILFPRKPGKPQKGDSAPAELEKAVQLQGPIMPIQRSHLPIKARKITDEERKFSVFKHMRKERRNARMVGVRAKKAREKAEEEAFSKK; this is encoded by the exons ATGGCTCCCAAACACAACAATATAGTGCAAAACAACCATTTCCACAAGAAGTGGCAGAATTATGTACGTACTTGGTTTAATCAGCCGGGGCGTAAGAAGCGTAGACGTCTAAATCGTAAGAAGAAAGCCCTGGAAATTGCTCCCAGACCAGTTGCTGGCCCTCTGCGACCAATTGTTCATTGTCCAACTTTTAAATACAACAGCAAGGTCAGGGCTGGACGTGGGTTTACTCTAGAGGAACTCAAG aCTGCTGGCATCCCTCGTAAATTTGCTCGCACTATTGGCATTGCAGTTGACCCCAGGAGGAAAAACAGATCAGCAGAGTCACTTCAGGCCAACGTGCAAAGGCTCAAGGAATACAGGAGCAAATTGATCCTTTTCCCAAGGAAGCCCGGGAAACCCCAAAAGGGAGACAGTGCA CCTGCTGAACTTGAGAAGGCTGTGCAACTTCAAGGTCCAATCATGCCAATCCAACGTTCTCATCTGCCAATCAAGGCTCGCAAGATCACAGATGAAGAGAGGAAATTTAGTGTGTTTAAACACATGCGTAAGGAACGCAGAAATGCAAGGATGGTCGGTGTCAGAGCAAAGAAGGCCCGCGAAAAGGCTGAAGAAGAGGCCTTCTCAAAGAAATAA
- the LOC136929224 gene encoding GEL complex subunit OPTI-like encodes MSGQKVTKSSKAVAAANGSVSAIMKKAFKKDSTWEDKDEFLDVIYWFRQILAILLGIVWGILPLKGILAIGFFAAANAGVLYVYFTSYQKVDEEDYGGPWELTKEGFMTSFALFLVVWIVVYSAVHFP; translated from the exons ATGTCGGGACAGAAAGTGACTAAGAGCTCGAAGGCTGTGGCTGCCGCAAATGGATCAGTATCAGCAATCATGAAGAAGGCGTTCAAGAAAGATTCGACTTGGGAAGACAAG GATGAATTCCTAGATGTAATTTATTGGTTCAGACAGATTTTAGCAATTCTACTGGGAATAGTTTGGGGAATTTTGCCTCTGAAAGGAATCTTAGCCATTGGATT TTTTGCTGCAGCAAATGCAGGTGTGTTATATGTATACTTTACAAGCTACCAAAAGGTTGACGAGGAAGACTATGGTGGACCATGGGAACTGACAAAAGAAGGCTTTATGACAtcttttgcattatttttg gTAGTATGGATTGTGGTCTATTCTGCTGTTCATTTTCCATGA